Proteins encoded within one genomic window of Theobroma cacao cultivar B97-61/B2 chromosome 7, Criollo_cocoa_genome_V2, whole genome shotgun sequence:
- the LOC108662792 gene encoding uncharacterized protein LOC108662792 gives MEFEFPNEDLMSVCQTNEEESEEKENWKMFFDGASNALGHGIGAVLVSPEEDHYPVIAKLNFYCTNNVAEYEACIMGLQAAIERKIHILEVYGDSALVIYQLRGEWETRDSKLIRYHKYVSKLIESFDKICFTHLPRKENQMADALTTLAIMFKVGTDVKIQPIMINLRECPAHYSSVEEEVDGKSWYHDIVHYFKFQQYPKQSSENDKKTIRRLAMNFFLDGDILYKRSRDLVLLRCVDSAEAWRIVEEVHKGICEAHASGHMLARHVMRAGYYWLTLETDCIDLARKCHKCQIYADRIHTPANSLHVLTSPWSFLMWGMDVIGLITPKGSNRHRFILVAIDYFTKWVKVASYANVTQKVFKIKHHNSVPYRPKMNGVVEATNKNIKMIIEKMTDVYKDWHEKLPFVLHVYRTIIRTSTRATPFSLVYGMEAVLPIEVEIPALSVLKEVQLEEAKWVNTCYEQLNLIEEKRLTAFCHGQLYQKRMIRAHGKRVHHRQFQEGELVLKRILPNQQDPRGKWKPNWE, from the exons ATGGAGTTTGAGTTCCCAAATGAAGACCTGATGTCGGTTTGTCAAACAAATGAGGAGGAATCAGAGGAGAAAGAGAATTGGAAGATGTTTTTCGATGGAGCTTCGAACGCCTTAGGGCATGGCATAGGAGCCGTGTTAGTGTCACCAGAAGAAGATCATTATCCCGTCATAGCCAAACTCAACTTCTATTGCACCAATAATGTGGCTGAATATGAAGCTTGTATCATGGGTCTTCAGGCAGCAATCGAGAGGAAAATTCACATTTTGGAAGTGTATGGGGATTCTgctttggtcatttatcaatTACGAGGAGAATGGGAGACACGCGACTCGAAGTTAATCCGGTATCATAAGTATGTTTCAAAGCTAATTGAAAGTTTTGATAAGATTTGCTTCACCCATTTGCCCCGAAAGGAGAATCAAATGGCTGATGCATTAACCACGTTGGCAATAATGTTCAAAGTTGGTACCGATGTCAAGATTCAACCCATCATGATTAATCTTCGAGAGTGCCCCGCACACTACTCCAGTGTAGAGGAAGAAGTAGACGGGAAATCGTGGTACCATGATATTGTGCATTATTTCAAGTTCCAGCAGTATCCGAAGCAGAGCtcagaaaatgataaaaaaaccATTAGAAGGTTGGCAATGAATTTCTTCTTGGATGGGGACATCttatacaagagaagtagGGATCTAGTGCTTTTGAGATGTGTGGATTCAGCCGAAGCTTGGAGAATAGTTGAGGAAGTTCACAAGGGAATTTGTGAGGCACATGCAAGTGGGCATATGTTGGCAAGACATGTCATGAGAGCAGGGTATTATTGGCTCACGTTGGAAACGGATTGTATAGATTTAGCTCGAAAGTGTCACAAGTGTCAGATATATGCAGACAGAATCCACACTCCTGCAAATTCACTGCATGTATTGACATCGCCATGGTCATTCTTAATGTGGGGCATGGATGTGATTGGGTTAATAACCCCGAAGGGTTCAAATAGGCATCGGTTTATTCTGGTGGCAATTGACTACTTCACTAAGTGGGTAAAAGTAGCATCTTATGCCAATGTGACCCAGAAAGTG TTCAAGATCAAGCATCACAATTCAGTGCCTTATCGCCCAAAGATGAATGGAGTGGTAGAAGCAACCAACAAGAAcatcaaaatgataattgaaaagatgacAGATGTATACAAAGATTGGCATGAGAAGTTACCCTTTGTTTTGCATGTTTATCGCACAATAATCCGAACTTCCACGAGAGCTACACCATTCTCTTTGGTATATGGGATGGAAGCAGTTTTACCAATTGAAGTAGAAATCCCTGCCCTAAGTGTCCTTAAAGAAGTACAGTTGGAAGAAGCCAAATGGGTTAACACTTGTTATGAGCAATTGAATctcatagaagaaaaaaggttgaCAGCATTTTGCCATGGGCAATTATATCAAAAGAGAATGATTAGGGCACATGGCAAAAGGGTACATCATCGTCAGTTCCAAGAAGGAGAGTTAgtattgaaaagaattctTCCCAACCAGCAAGATCCTCGCGGGAAATGGAAACCAAATTGGGAATGA